A genomic window from Pyxicephalus adspersus chromosome 2, UCB_Pads_2.0, whole genome shotgun sequence includes:
- the LOC140323688 gene encoding uncharacterized protein, translated as MVQFVEMFFSLLWLVIFSSIQQGHCFAIRGCDVHGQKDPKVLCYKRGLEHVPKNLPPSTSILDISFNRIKVIQTADFSNLTNLQQLNVSNNNIHVIERGSFKKLNALKELNLNNNNLMMLNKSIFEGLQNLTTLLLNNNSIASILPMAFSPFKHLEVLELSSNPLQTLGSLRSVFQTSSLAKIVIANISLQNFHSSELENVSSSLHTIDISRNPLASVSFNSDVLKGLISLNISFSGPPLTWTVKDSCFLRGLKRIFMQGVSWSAQTIIKVLQTLNCSVLQEVNIGHLSLTYSDHIIQELCLRQTKLQTLYLQCNNYSAFQKNTFQNCSGLTFLDISENHFVHLPESVFDHLTSLEQLTLASNKLIALPSVLSQMTSLKKVNLSSNHLTEVHLNDTKSFSKLKDLDLSENKISDFHSSSPMIWHLEHLDLGQNYLLDISKSFGTNLKNLQTLILKSNKLSFLSANTFQNLTSLKFLNLIDNQIKDIEPGAFKGLENLQTLLLGGNKLTKESFPNNTFQGLESLGELQLFSNNIEYESSAKLTVPPFQALKSLKIITLNSQGHNGMRNLPVNLLEGLVSLYKVRLGNLALSTIDSNVLSYIPQIREFDISNNPISVLDPHLLKPVCNLTELHLKHMNLASLDFLVGLIFSKLNLLRAAGNQIKTFNEMQLKALPSLKFLDLSDNPMLCSCDNKWFIDWVRDDSKTQVLSFYDYRCAYPPSNEGQRLATFSTDYCGPSYDFELFLSTSLFISIWMLSSTVWKLWRWQVVYFYYIVLGYLHEKRHKRRRQSYEYDAFISYNCHDEEWVFNELIPNLEKTYHWKLCLHHRDFEPGKAIVDNIIDNIYCSRKTICVISRHYLGSEWCSKEMQVASYRLFDEHSDVLILLFLEHIPHHRLSVYHQFRRVLKKKTYLLWPKDINATALFWHMVNQALTLEVEDDR; from the coding sequence ATGGTTCAGTtcgtagaaatgtttttttcattactatGGCTTGTCATATTTTCCTCCATTCAACAAGGACACTGCTTTGCAATACGAGGATGTGACGTTCATGGTCAGAAAGATCCCAAAGTTTTGTGCTACAAAAGAGGCTTAGAACATGTACCCAAGAATCTGCCTCCATCAACATCCATTCTTGATATTTCTTTCAACAGGATCAAAGTTATACAGACAGCTGATTTTAGCAATCTCACTAATCTTCAACAACTAAATGTATCAAACAACAATATCCATGTCATTGAGAGGGGTAGTTTTAAGAAGTTAAATGCACTTAAAGAACTTAATCtcaataataacaatttaatgATGCTAAATAAGAGCATTTTTGAAGGTCTGCAGAATCTTACCACTTTGTTACTGAACAATAACAGTATTGCATCTATACTTCCAATGGCCTTTTCTCCTTTCAAACATCTGGAGGTGCTTGAGTTGTCATCTAACCCGCTTCAGACGCTTGGATCTCTACGTTCAGTTTTTCAAACAAGTAGTTTGGCAAAAATAGTAATTGCAAACATTAGCCTTCAAAACTTCCATTCATCTGAGCTTGAAAATGTTTCTAGTTCACTCCATACAATTGACATATCCAGAAATCCACTTGCTTCTGTCAGTTTTAATTCTGATGTCCTAAAGGGTCTTATATCCTTAAATATCTCATTTTCTGGCCCTCCTCTTACATGGACAGTTAAAGATTCTTGCTTTCTAAGGGGACTAAAGAGGATATTTATGCAAGGTGTAAGTTGGAGTGCTCAAACTATAATAAAGGTGTTACAGACTCTAAACTGTAGTGTATTGCAAGAAGTTAACATTGGTCATTTAAGCTTAACTTATTCTGATCATATTATCCAAGAACTATGCCTTAGACAAACCAAACTTCAAACTCTTTATCTTCAGTGTAATAATTACAGTGCAtttcaaaaaaacacttttcaaaacTGTTCTGGATTAACATTTCTAGACATATCTGAAAATCATTTTGTGCATCTACCTGAATCTGTCTTTGACCACCTGACTTCTCTTGAGCAGCTAACATTGGCCAGTAATAAATTAATTGCTCTTCCTAGTGTCCTATCCCAGATGACCAGCCTAAAAAAAGTGAACCTTAGCTCCAACCATCTCACAGAAGTCCATTTAAATGACACAAAATCGTTCAGCAAACTAAAAGATCTAGATCTGTCTGAAAACAAGATTAGTGATTTTCACTCCTCCTCACCTATGATTTGGCATCTGGAACATTTAGACTTGGGGCAAAACTATCTCCTTGATATTTCTAAATCATTTGGAACCAATCTCAAAAATCTTCAGACCCTAATACTAAAATCAAATAAGTTAAGTTTTCTCTCagcaaatacatttcaaaactTAACCTCTTTAAAATTCCTCAATCTGATAGACAATCAGATAAAAGATATAGAACCAGGAGCTTTCAAAGGTCTTGAAAACCTGCAAACGCTACTACTTGGAGGCAATAAATTAACAAAAGAATCTTTTCCAAATAATACCTTCCAAGGACTGGAATCTCTTGGAGAACTACAACTTTTCAGCAATAACATAGAATACGAATCATCAGCAAAACTAACCGTACCACCATTTCAAGCTTTAAAATCATTAAAGATAATCACTCTTAACAGCCAGGGTCACAACGGAATGAGGAATTTACCAGTCAACTTACTTGAAGGCTTGGTATCTTTATACAAGGTTCGGTTAGGCAATCTAGCACTGTCCACCATTGACAGCAATGTGCTATCATACATTCCTCAGATAAGAGAATTTGATATAAGCAATAATCCTATATCAGTTCTGGATCCACATCTGTTAAAGCCAGTTTGTAATTTAACTGAACTTCATCTAAAACATATGAATCTCGCATCGCTTGACTTTTTGGTTGGATTAATCTTTTCCAAGTTAAATCTTCTTCGAGCTGCAGGTAACCAAATAAAAACCTTCAATGAAATGCAACTTAAAGCACTGCCTTCTCTTAAGTTCCTGGACTTGAGTGATAACCCAATGCTTTGCAGCTGTGACAACAAGTGGTTTATTGATTGGGTCAGAGATGACTCAAAGACCCAAGTACTTAGTTTCTATGATTATCGATGTGCGTACCCCCCATCTAATGAAGGACAGAGACTGGCAACATTCAGCACTGATTACTGTGGTCCTAGTTACGACTTTGAACTATTTCTGTCTACTTCATTGTTTATTAGCATTTGGATGTTGTCTTCAACAGTATGGAAATTGTGGAGATGgcaagttgtttatttttattacattgtccttggttatttacatgaaaaaagacacaaaaggaggagaCAAAGCTATGAGTACGATGCCTTCATTTCATACAATTGTCATGATGAAGAATGGGTTTTTAATGAACTCATACCAAACCTTGAAAAAACTTACCACTGGAAGCTCTGTCTTCATCATCGAGACTTTGAACCAGGAAAAGCCATTGTGgacaatattattgataatatttattgcagTCGCAAAACAATATGTGTGATTAGTAGACACTACTTAGGTAGTGAATGGTGCTCAAAGGAAATGCAAGTGGCCAGTTACCGCCTTTTTGACGAACATAGTGATGTCTTGATTTTACTCTTTTTGGAACATATCCCCCATCATAGACTTTCCGTCTACCATCAGTTTAGAAGGGTGTTAAAAAAGAAGACATATCTTTTGTGGCCTAAAGACATTAATGCTACAGCACTCTTTTGGCATATGGTGAACCAAGCTTTGACATTGGAAGTAGAAGATGATAGGTAG